The following are from one region of the Paenibacillus protaetiae genome:
- a CDS encoding LLM class flavin-dependent oxidoreductase, translating into MATLQHDHNADGSQTFEFGIYTLGELSPHPVTGTVMSAQQRLREVVAAAKLADEAGIDVFGVGEHHRLDFAISSPPVLLAAIAQATSRIRLTSATTVLGTSDPVRVFEDFATLDLLSDGRAEIIAGRGAYVESFPLFGYDLESYGELFREKTNLLLELNEHEIVTWSGKFRSALSEAEIAPRPKQDQIPLWLGVGGTPASAALAGRLGAGMALAILGGDPHRFKPLVEEYKRAGREAGVPEQSLKVAITGHSFIGRTSEQARAEFYPHYANYYSGFMNRGPLSREQFDAFCGPETALVIGSAEETAEKIIKQHELYGHTRFMAQMDIGAMPFSQIASSIELLATKVAPAVRKAIGSLS; encoded by the coding sequence GTGGCAACTTTACAGCATGATCATAACGCGGACGGAAGCCAGACGTTTGAATTTGGCATTTACACGTTAGGGGAATTGTCGCCTCACCCGGTGACGGGCACCGTCATGAGCGCGCAGCAGCGGCTGCGGGAAGTGGTGGCGGCGGCCAAGCTGGCTGACGAGGCCGGCATTGACGTGTTTGGCGTCGGCGAGCATCATCGCCTTGATTTTGCGATATCATCGCCGCCGGTGCTGCTTGCTGCAATTGCGCAGGCGACAAGCCGAATCCGGCTTACATCTGCGACAACCGTTTTAGGCACATCCGACCCTGTCCGGGTTTTTGAAGATTTTGCGACCCTTGATCTGCTCTCGGACGGCAGAGCGGAAATTATTGCGGGCAGAGGCGCTTATGTAGAATCGTTCCCCTTGTTTGGATACGACCTGGAAAGCTACGGAGAGCTGTTCCGGGAAAAAACGAACCTGCTGCTTGAGCTGAATGAACATGAGATCGTCACTTGGAGCGGGAAGTTCCGTTCTGCGCTTAGCGAAGCGGAAATCGCTCCGCGGCCGAAGCAGGACCAAATTCCGTTATGGCTTGGCGTAGGCGGAACGCCGGCAAGCGCAGCGCTTGCCGGCAGATTAGGCGCAGGCATGGCGCTTGCGATTTTGGGCGGCGACCCGCACCGGTTTAAGCCGCTTGTTGAGGAGTACAAGCGGGCAGGAAGAGAAGCGGGAGTGCCCGAGCAGTCGCTTAAAGTGGCCATTACGGGCCACAGCTTTATCGGCCGTACTTCCGAGCAGGCCCGTGCCGAATTTTATCCGCATTACGCCAATTATTACAGCGGATTTATGAACCGTGGACCGCTTAGCCGGGAACAATTCGACGCCTTTTGCGGGCCGGAGACGGCGCTTGTTATCGGAAGCGCGGAAGAAACGGCGGAAAAGATTATTAAGCAGCACGAACTGTATGGGCATACCCGGTTTATGGCCCAAATGGATATCGGCGCAATGCCGTTCAGCCAAATCGCTTCGTCTATTGAACTGCTGGCAACGAAGGTTGCTCCAGCCGTACGCAAAGCGATTGGCAGCCTATCATAA
- a CDS encoding ornithine--oxo-acid transaminase gives MRNQQETIDATGRYGAHNYHPLPIVIARAEGVWVEDPGGRRYMDMLSGYSALNQGHRHPRIIEALKRQADLVTLTSRAFYNEPLAELMEIVAGITGKDRMLPMNTGAEAVETALKAARRWGYRAKGIPDGEAQIVVCEGNFHGRTLAATSLSSEPAYRSQFGPFLPGITIIPYGDAEALKQAITPLTAAFLVEPIQGEAGIVIPPDGYLREAARICKERHVLLLADEIQTGFGRAGKRFACDWEGVVPDVYILGKALGGGVLPVSAVAADDEVLGLFEPGSHGSTFGGNPLASAVAVAALRVTEEERLAERSLALGAAFISELSQIRHPDIVEVRGRGLFIGIETAGPARPYCEKLKEAGLLCKETHEKVIRLAPPLTISEAELAWAVGQIKSVF, from the coding sequence ATGCGCAACCAGCAGGAAACCATTGACGCAACCGGGCGCTATGGCGCGCATAATTACCATCCGCTGCCGATCGTCATCGCCCGTGCGGAGGGCGTATGGGTGGAAGACCCCGGCGGGCGCCGTTACATGGATATGCTGAGCGGCTATTCCGCGCTGAATCAAGGGCACCGGCATCCTCGTATTATTGAAGCGCTGAAGCGCCAGGCTGATCTGGTGACGTTAACGTCACGCGCCTTTTATAATGAACCGCTTGCCGAGCTGATGGAGATTGTTGCGGGGATTACCGGCAAAGACCGGATGCTCCCGATGAATACAGGCGCTGAAGCGGTGGAAACGGCACTTAAGGCGGCGAGGCGCTGGGGTTACCGCGCGAAGGGCATTCCGGACGGAGAAGCGCAAATTGTTGTATGCGAAGGGAATTTTCACGGCAGGACGCTGGCGGCAACCTCCTTGTCCTCGGAGCCGGCGTACCGCAGCCAGTTTGGCCCGTTTCTGCCCGGCATTACGATTATCCCTTACGGGGATGCGGAGGCGCTCAAACAGGCGATTACACCGCTGACCGCGGCTTTTTTGGTGGAGCCGATCCAGGGGGAAGCGGGCATTGTCATTCCGCCTGACGGATATCTGCGGGAAGCTGCGCGGATATGCAAGGAGCGGCATGTGCTGCTGCTTGCCGACGAAATCCAGACCGGCTTTGGCCGGGCAGGCAAGCGGTTTGCCTGCGACTGGGAAGGTGTTGTCCCGGATGTCTATATATTGGGCAAGGCACTGGGCGGCGGAGTGCTGCCGGTATCAGCCGTGGCGGCTGACGACGAAGTGCTTGGCTTGTTCGAGCCGGGTTCGCACGGCTCGACGTTTGGCGGCAATCCGCTGGCAAGCGCGGTTGCGGTCGCCGCACTCCGCGTTACGGAGGAGGAACGGCTGGCGGAACGTTCGCTAGCATTAGGCGCAGCCTTTATTTCCGAATTGTCGCAAATCCGGCATCCGGATATTGTTGAAGTGAGGGGAAGGGGGCTGTTTATCGGGATCGAAACGGCTGGACCCGCAAGGCCTTATTGTGAAAAACTGAAAGAAGCAGGGCTGCTGTGCAAGGAAACACATGAGAAAGTCATTCGGCTTGCGCCGCCGTTAACTATATCGGAAGCGGAATTGGCATGGGCGGTTGGGCAGATCAAATCGGTGTTTTAG